The Nocardioides sp. S-1144 genome includes a region encoding these proteins:
- the recD gene encoding exodeoxyribonuclease V subunit alpha has protein sequence MTTVPPAATTQPEPWPEHDRRLAAGATSRGGLLAAFNGAGVLEASDVHVASRVGDLGGEADERVLLAVALAVRGVRHGSVCVDLTTVAALAEESVGLAWPAPGAWAEAVAASPLVAQGVLRHEAPLVYLDRYHRLETQVCADLLARVDVPVPDVNEPALAAALDRVAGAHFSAEQGAAAVRAVRQSTTVLTGGPGTGKTTTVARLLVLLAAQHAVRHPGARLSIALAAPTGKAATRLQEAVLGELAGLDERDRALVGNPDALTLHRLLGWRPDNATRFRHDRTNRLKYDVVVVDECSMVELTMMGRLLEAVRPQSRLVLVGDPHQLTPVGAGAVLADVVRGFEGDAGSPVASLTRNHRSTEDIKALAEALRLGDPDEVLEVLRRGGEQVELVETDGLEAAGAALHDDALASATTVRDAALVGDAEAAVRALDRHRLLCAHREGPYGVRHWNRQVERWITDATGQPIYGEWYPGRPILVTSNDYALEVYNGETGAAVLGPDGRLRAWVAGSERLRDFAPGRLDAVETMHAMTIHKSQGSQAERVTVLLPDAASRLLTRELFYTAVTRAQQHVRVVGSEAAVRAAVQQQAQRASGLAGRIRAARGAGTVPTAG, from the coding sequence GTGACCACCGTGCCCCCCGCGGCGACCACGCAGCCGGAGCCGTGGCCCGAGCACGACCGGCGCCTGGCCGCCGGCGCGACCAGCCGGGGCGGCCTGCTGGCCGCGTTCAACGGGGCCGGGGTGCTCGAGGCGAGCGACGTCCACGTCGCCTCCCGCGTCGGCGACCTCGGCGGCGAGGCCGACGAGCGGGTCCTCCTGGCGGTGGCGCTCGCCGTCCGCGGGGTGCGCCACGGCTCGGTCTGCGTCGACCTGACCACCGTCGCCGCGCTGGCCGAGGAGTCGGTCGGCCTGGCCTGGCCCGCGCCCGGCGCGTGGGCCGAGGCGGTCGCGGCGTCGCCGCTGGTCGCCCAGGGGGTGCTCCGCCACGAGGCGCCGCTGGTCTACCTCGACCGCTACCACCGCCTCGAGACCCAGGTCTGCGCCGACCTGCTGGCCCGCGTCGACGTCCCCGTGCCCGACGTCAATGAGCCGGCCCTCGCCGCCGCGCTGGACCGCGTCGCCGGGGCGCACTTCAGCGCGGAGCAGGGCGCCGCCGCCGTACGGGCCGTCCGGCAGTCGACGACCGTCCTCACCGGCGGGCCCGGCACCGGCAAGACCACGACGGTGGCCCGGCTGCTGGTGCTGCTGGCCGCGCAGCACGCCGTCCGGCACCCCGGCGCCCGGCTCTCGATCGCGCTGGCCGCGCCCACCGGCAAGGCCGCGACCCGGCTGCAGGAGGCGGTGCTCGGCGAGCTCGCCGGCCTCGACGAGCGCGACCGCGCGCTCGTCGGCAACCCCGACGCGCTGACCCTGCACCGGCTGCTGGGCTGGCGTCCCGACAACGCCACCCGGTTCCGCCACGACCGCACCAACCGCCTCAAGTACGACGTCGTCGTCGTCGACGAGTGCTCGATGGTCGAGCTCACGATGATGGGCCGCCTGCTCGAGGCGGTGCGGCCGCAGTCGCGCCTGGTCCTGGTGGGTGACCCGCACCAGCTCACGCCGGTCGGCGCCGGCGCGGTGCTCGCCGACGTCGTGCGCGGCTTCGAGGGCGACGCGGGGTCACCGGTCGCCTCCCTCACCCGCAACCACCGCTCCACCGAGGACATCAAGGCGCTCGCCGAGGCGCTCCGCCTCGGCGACCCCGACGAGGTGCTCGAGGTGCTCCGTCGCGGCGGCGAGCAGGTCGAGCTGGTCGAGACCGACGGGCTCGAGGCCGCCGGTGCCGCGCTCCACGACGACGCGCTCGCCTCCGCCACGACGGTGCGCGACGCCGCCCTCGTCGGCGACGCCGAGGCCGCGGTGCGGGCGCTCGACCGGCACCGGCTGCTGTGCGCCCACCGGGAGGGGCCCTACGGGGTCCGCCACTGGAACCGCCAGGTCGAGCGGTGGATCACCGACGCCACCGGCCAGCCGATCTACGGCGAGTGGTACCCCGGCCGGCCGATCCTGGTGACCAGCAACGACTACGCGCTCGAGGTCTACAACGGCGAGACCGGCGCCGCCGTCCTCGGCCCCGACGGGCGGCTGCGGGCGTGGGTCGCGGGCTCCGAGCGGCTGCGCGACTTCGCGCCCGGCCGGCTCGACGCCGTCGAGACGATGCACGCGATGACGATCCACAAGAGCCAGGGCAGCCAGGCCGAGCGGGTCACCGTGCTGCTGCCCGACGCGGCGTCGCGGCTGCTGACCCGCGAGCTCTTCTACACCGCCGTCACCCGTGCCCAGCAGCACGTGCGCGTCGTCGGCTCCGAGGCCGCCGTCCGCGCCGCCGTCCAGCAGCAGGCGCAGCGCGCCTCCGGCCTCGCCGGCCGGATCCGCGCGGCGAGGGGCGCCGGCACGGTCCCGACCGCGGGCTGA
- a CDS encoding ACT domain-containing protein, producing the protein MPYLLRVELLDVPGSLGRLASAIGVAGGDIEAIEIVEKRHDGTAVDDVMLDTEPGIMPDSIVSACNAIDGVEVVWISRYVSGGLVLDLEAIEELTADPVQALDRLVEVLPGTFRVDWAARVHRSHGVQHATGAAPSDLGFVEIERAVRLEMDDDADSQNLYAGARLDGNQVVIVARRGGPEFLDSEIARLGHLTGLAASIARG; encoded by the coding sequence GTGCCGTACCTGCTGCGTGTCGAGCTGCTCGACGTCCCCGGATCGCTCGGCCGACTGGCGAGCGCGATCGGCGTCGCCGGCGGCGACATCGAGGCCATCGAGATCGTCGAGAAGCGGCACGACGGCACCGCGGTCGACGACGTCATGCTCGACACCGAGCCCGGCATCATGCCCGACTCGATCGTGTCGGCCTGCAACGCGATCGACGGGGTCGAGGTGGTGTGGATCAGCCGCTACGTCTCCGGCGGGCTGGTGCTCGACCTCGAGGCCATCGAGGAGCTCACCGCCGACCCCGTCCAGGCGCTCGACCGGCTGGTCGAGGTGCTCCCGGGCACGTTCCGCGTCGACTGGGCCGCGCGCGTGCACCGCTCCCACGGCGTCCAGCACGCGACCGGCGCCGCGCCGAGCGACCTCGGGTTCGTCGAGATCGAGCGCGCCGTCCGTCTGGAGATGGACGACGACGCCGACAGCCAGAACCTCTACGCCGGTGCCCGCCTCGACGGCAACCAGGTCGTCATCGTCGCCCGCCGCGGCGGCCCCGAGTTCCTCGACTCCGAGATCGCCCGCCTGGGCCACCTCACCGGGCTCGCCGCCTCCATCGCCCGCGGCTGA
- a CDS encoding nitroreductase family deazaflavin-dependent oxidoreductase → MTLDGEYEPSPSQWVRDQVERYEATGGREANTLPDHPEWPIVVITSRGAASGKLRKNPVMRVEKDGVYAAVASKGGDPSHPVWYHNFLAHPEVDLQDGQEPHTYRARVAEGEERAEWWERAVAQYAPYAEYQEKTDREIPVFLLERT, encoded by the coding sequence ATGACACTCGACGGCGAGTACGAGCCCAGCCCCTCCCAGTGGGTCCGCGACCAGGTGGAGCGCTACGAGGCCACCGGCGGCCGGGAGGCCAACACCCTGCCGGACCACCCGGAGTGGCCGATCGTGGTGATCACCTCCCGCGGCGCCGCCTCGGGAAAGCTCCGCAAGAACCCGGTGATGCGGGTCGAGAAGGACGGCGTCTACGCCGCGGTGGCCTCCAAGGGCGGCGACCCGTCGCACCCGGTCTGGTACCACAACTTCCTGGCCCACCCCGAGGTCGACCTGCAGGACGGCCAGGAGCCGCACACCTACCGCGCCCGGGTCGCGGAGGGCGAGGAGCGCGCCGAGTGGTGGGAGCGGGCCGTCGCGCAGTACGCCCCCTACGCGGAGTACCAGGAGAAGACCGACCGCGAGATCCCGGTCTTCCTGCTCGAGCGCACCTGA
- a CDS encoding 1,4-dihydroxy-2-naphthoyl-CoA synthase, whose translation MSAIEGVSETFDADAWDVVPGFEDLTDLTYHRARAHGTVRIAFDRPDVLNAFRPHTVDELLRTLEHARTTSDVGCVILTGNGPSAKNGKWAFCTGGDQRIRGRTGYQYAEGETAATVDKAKLGRLHILECQRLIRFMPKIVICVVPGWTAGGGHSLHVVCDLTLASTEQARFKQTDADVGSFDGGFGSAYLARQVGQKFAREIFFLGQEYSAEDGVRMGAVNRAVPHAELEATALEWGRLVNGKSPTAQRMLKFSFNAIDDGLVGQQIFAGETTRLAYMTDEAAEGRDQFLEKREPDWSPYPWYY comes from the coding sequence ATGAGCGCCATCGAGGGTGTGTCCGAGACGTTCGACGCCGACGCCTGGGACGTCGTCCCCGGTTTCGAGGACCTGACCGACCTGACCTACCACCGGGCGCGCGCGCACGGCACCGTCCGGATCGCCTTCGACCGGCCCGACGTGCTGAACGCCTTCCGCCCGCACACCGTCGACGAGCTGCTGCGCACCCTCGAGCACGCCCGGACGACGTCCGACGTCGGCTGCGTGATCCTCACCGGCAACGGCCCGAGCGCCAAGAACGGCAAGTGGGCCTTCTGCACCGGTGGCGACCAGCGGATCCGCGGCCGCACCGGCTACCAGTATGCCGAGGGCGAGACGGCCGCGACCGTCGACAAGGCCAAGCTCGGCAGGCTCCACATCCTGGAGTGCCAGCGGCTGATCCGGTTCATGCCGAAGATCGTCATCTGCGTCGTCCCCGGCTGGACCGCCGGCGGCGGCCACAGCCTCCACGTGGTCTGCGACCTCACCCTGGCCAGCACCGAGCAGGCGAGGTTCAAGCAGACCGACGCCGACGTCGGCTCCTTCGACGGCGGCTTCGGCTCCGCCTACCTCGCGCGCCAGGTCGGGCAGAAGTTCGCCCGCGAGATCTTCTTCCTCGGCCAGGAGTACTCCGCCGAGGACGGCGTCCGGATGGGGGCGGTGAACCGGGCCGTCCCGCACGCCGAGCTCGAGGCGACGGCGCTGGAGTGGGGGCGCCTGGTCAACGGCAAGTCGCCCACCGCGCAGCGGATGCTCAAGTTCTCCTTCAACGCCATCGACGACGGCCTGGTCGGCCAGCAGATCTTCGCCGGCGAGACCACCCGCCTGGCCTACATGACCGACGAGGCCGCCGAGGGCCGCGACCAGTTCCTGGAGAAGCGCGAGCCGGACTGGTCGCCCTACCCCTGGTACTACTGA
- a CDS encoding class I SAM-dependent methyltransferase, protein MSRWEEIARAAGGEDYGRWYAERFHQMTERGEDVHGEARFLARLVQPPASVLDAGCGTGRIAVRLAELGHDVVGLDVDPVMLAEARLSAPTLTWHLADLADFDLGRTFDVVLVAGNTLPLLEDGALGRACARLAAHLAPGGLLVCGLGLDEAHLPEGCPPTPYAAIRAATAAAGLREVGRWSSWARDPVEADPGYAVTVHTTDTGNTRRAVPRHDARDRRDG, encoded by the coding sequence GTGAGTCGCTGGGAGGAGATCGCCCGCGCCGCGGGGGGCGAGGACTACGGCCGGTGGTACGCCGAGCGGTTCCACCAGATGACCGAGCGCGGCGAGGACGTCCACGGCGAGGCGAGGTTCCTCGCCCGCCTCGTCCAGCCGCCGGCGTCGGTGCTGGACGCCGGCTGCGGCACGGGCCGGATCGCGGTGCGGCTGGCCGAGCTCGGCCACGACGTCGTCGGCCTCGACGTCGACCCGGTGATGCTCGCCGAGGCCCGGCTCTCCGCGCCCACGCTGACCTGGCACCTCGCCGACCTGGCCGACTTCGACCTCGGCCGCACCTTCGACGTCGTGCTCGTGGCCGGCAACACCCTCCCGCTGCTCGAGGACGGCGCGCTCGGCCGGGCGTGCGCGCGGCTCGCCGCGCACCTCGCGCCCGGCGGCCTGCTGGTCTGCGGTCTCGGCCTCGACGAGGCCCACCTGCCGGAGGGGTGCCCGCCCACGCCGTACGCCGCGATCCGGGCGGCGACGGCCGCAGCCGGGCTGCGCGAGGTCGGGCGCTGGTCGTCGTGGGCGCGCGACCCGGTCGAGGCCGACCCCGGCTACGCCGTCACGGTGCACACCACGGACACGGGGAACACCAGGCGAGCGGTGCCGCGGCACGACGCCCGGGACCGTCGCGACGGGTGA
- a CDS encoding NAD-dependent deacylase produces MRVVVLTGAGISAESGVPTFRDADGLWEGHRVEDVATPEAYEAQPSVVQAFYDARRAALATVEPNPAHVALARLEAALGDRLFLVTQNIDDLHERGGSRHVHHMHGELRSALCRGCDHHVPWTEDLGDFPPCPGCGVAELRPDVVWFGEVPYGMDQIQVALQRADVFVSIGTSGAVYPAAGFVQLAGRYGARTIELNLQPSEGTEYFDDARHGPASALVPAWVDEVLASLEPA; encoded by the coding sequence ATGAGGGTCGTGGTGCTGACGGGAGCCGGGATCTCCGCGGAGAGCGGGGTGCCGACCTTCCGGGACGCCGACGGTCTCTGGGAGGGGCACCGGGTCGAGGACGTCGCGACGCCGGAGGCCTACGAGGCCCAGCCCTCCGTCGTCCAGGCCTTCTACGACGCCCGCCGGGCCGCCCTGGCCACCGTCGAGCCCAACCCGGCGCACGTCGCCCTGGCCCGGCTCGAGGCCGCGCTGGGGGACCGGCTCTTCCTCGTCACCCAGAACATCGACGACCTCCACGAGCGGGGCGGCTCCCGGCACGTGCACCACATGCACGGCGAGCTGCGGTCCGCCCTGTGCCGCGGGTGCGACCACCACGTCCCGTGGACCGAGGACCTCGGCGACTTCCCGCCGTGCCCGGGGTGCGGCGTCGCCGAGCTGCGGCCCGACGTCGTGTGGTTCGGCGAGGTGCCCTACGGCATGGACCAGATCCAGGTCGCGCTGCAGCGCGCCGACGTCTTCGTCTCCATCGGAACCTCGGGCGCGGTCTACCCCGCCGCGGGGTTCGTGCAGCTCGCCGGCCGGTACGGCGCCCGTACGATCGAGCTCAACCTCCAGCCGAGCGAGGGCACCGAGTACTTCGACGACGCCCGGCACGGCCCGGCCAGCGCGCTGGTGCCGGCCTGGGTTGACGAGGTCCTCGCGAGCCTCGAGCCCGCCTGA